Genomic DNA from Alkalihalobacterium alkalinitrilicum:
TAGACACTGTTTATACTCGTCAATTGAGTATGTCCGCTGTTGATGAAACTCCTCATAACGTGTATATGTCTCATCTTCATTGCGAACAAAAAAAGTTAAGTCATGTTCTATACTATGGGGAAACTCTCCTTCAAACGCCTTCCAAATGTAGGAAACCTCTTCTTCATCATCAGCGAATAATTGACCTGCGAAAATTTGATCCATCTTGTAACAGGAATGCACATCTAAAATCAGTAATCCTTTATCCTTTAAAGACTTGTGAAAAGATGAGAATGCCACCTGAACATCTTCTATACTCGTTAAGTAATTTAAGCTATCACAATATGTGAGAATGGCATCGAATTGGCCAAGTCCGTCTAAACTTCTCATATCTTGTTCAAAAAGAGGCACCTGTAGATTGTTAGCTTCAAGCTTATCTCTTGCAACGACGAGCATCTCGCTTGATAAGTCTACCCCTGTCGTTTGATAACCTTTTTTTGTTAATCGAATGAGCAGTTCACCTGTTCCACAACCAACATCTAGAAGCTCGTTTCCTTCTGGCAAATACGTTTGCAGCTTTGTTTCCGTAAAAGTTAACCAGTCATCATAAGGTGCATCTTTCATCAAGTGATCATACAAGTATGCAAACTGCTCGTAATTCATCATTATCCCTTTCCATACCAGTTATAATAATTCCCCTTCGAGCTCCATAACTGGTGCGTCTCCCCATAGCTTTTCTAAATTATAATACGATCGTTCATCACTGTGGAATATATGGACAACGATATCACTTAAATCTACAAGTACCCAACGGGCTTGATCAAATCCTTCTAATCGTTTTAAATCAATTCCATTTTCTTGGGCAACTTTTTTTAACTCATGAGCAATTGCTTGTACCTGCTTTTCTGAATTCCCGTGACAAATAATAAAATAATCGGCGATTAAAGAAACACCTTTCATATTAAGTACAACAATATCCTCTGCTCGTTTATCATCAATAGCTGTAACAGCTAGTTTTAAAACTTGATTTACATCCATTAAGACGATTACCTCCCTTTTCCTTTTACATTCATAATAAGTTGATTATAAGCTGCAAGTGTATCTGGATAAACCAATTGCTGTTTTTTCATTAAAAAGATCATCGTATTCCGCAAAGACAGAATACAAGCGTGATCAAGATTTTCAGTTACGGCTAGTCTCACTTCTTCTACACCTGGAAAATGTCTTCCAGGTTCAATATAATCAGCTAAAAAAATCACTTTCTCTAACAACGTCATTTTCGGTTTCCCTGTTGTATGGTAACGAATCGCTGATAAGATTTCTTGATCCTTTATTCCAACCTCATGTTCTACCCAATAGGCACCACAAGGAGCATGCAAGAGCTCATCTCCATAAATGAGGAATTCTTCTCCAAGTCGCTTTTCTAGTATCAGTTGGCGCATTTCTTCTTTCGGCCTAAATTTTGCATAATCATGAAAAATACTAGCGATTTCAGCTTGTTTTTCGTTGACTCCCACCTGTTTTGCAAGCTGAATGGCAGTGTCCATGACTCCAATCGTATGCGAATATCGATGCTCTGTTAAATGAGGTTTAACGATTTCTAACGCTTGCATTCGTTCCATATAACTCTCTCTCCTCAATAAAATGACGGACCGATTCAGGGACGAAATAACGGATGCTCCGCCCTTCTTTTATTCTATCTCTAATACTTGAAGATGAAATATCCACTTGAGGGATTGTTAATAATACCATTTTTTCTTCATACGTTGATGTTTCGGAATAACCTGGTCGCCCAAGCCCCACAAATGTAACATATTCAAATAACTCATCGATGCGTTCCCACGTATGAAGTTGTTCAATCATATCTCCGCCGATAATGAAATAAAAGTCTACATCTGGTAATTTCATTTTAAGTTCTTTCAACGTATCAACAGTATAGGAAGGACCCGTTCTTTCTAGCTCTATCGTTGAAACAACGAACTGATCTGCGCCATCAATGGCTTTTGTCACCATCTCAATCCGGTCATCTACAGATGAAACATCGTTCGTTTTCTTATGGGGGGGAATATTTGCTGGCATAAACCAGATTTCATCTAACTTACATTGCTCTAATACTTCTTGAGCGATAAGTAAGTGCCCGATATGAGGAGGATCAAATGTACCTCCC
This window encodes:
- a CDS encoding nicotinate-nucleotide adenylyltransferase — translated: MIVRKIGILGGTFDPPHIGHLLIAQEVLEQCKLDEIWFMPANIPPHKKTNDVSSVDDRIEMVTKAIDGADQFVVSTIELERTGPSYTVDTLKELKMKLPDVDFYFIIGGDMIEQLHTWERIDELFEYVTFVGLGRPGYSETSTYEEKMVLLTIPQVDISSSSIRDRIKEGRSIRYFVPESVRHFIEERELYGTNASVRNR
- the yqeK gene encoding bis(5'-nucleosyl)-tetraphosphatase (symmetrical) YqeK yields the protein MERMQALEIVKPHLTEHRYSHTIGVMDTAIQLAKQVGVNEKQAEIASIFHDYAKFRPKEEMRQLILEKRLGEEFLIYGDELLHAPCGAYWVEHEVGIKDQEILSAIRYHTTGKPKMTLLEKVIFLADYIEPGRHFPGVEEVRLAVTENLDHACILSLRNTMIFLMKKQQLVYPDTLAAYNQLIMNVKGKGR
- a CDS encoding class I SAM-dependent DNA methyltransferase → MNYEQFAYLYDHLMKDAPYDDWLTFTETKLQTYLPEGNELLDVGCGTGELLIRLTKKGYQTTGVDLSSEMLVVARDKLEANNLQVPLFEQDMRSLDGLGQFDAILTYCDSLNYLTSIEDVQVAFSSFHKSLKDKGLLILDVHSCYKMDQIFAGQLFADDEEEVSYIWKAFEGEFPHSIEHDLTFFVRNEDETYTRYEEFHQQRTYSIDEYKQCLEDAGFSVEEISADFGNKVTETSERIFFVARKK
- the rsfS gene encoding ribosome silencing factor, giving the protein MDVNQVLKLAVTAIDDKRAEDIVVLNMKGVSLIADYFIICHGNSEKQVQAIAHELKKVAQENGIDLKRLEGFDQARWVLVDLSDIVVHIFHSDERSYYNLEKLWGDAPVMELEGELL